The Nostoc sp. 'Peltigera membranacea cyanobiont' N6 genome contains the following window.
GAATCTCTCTATCAGCTAGATTCATTGCACTGCAAGACATAATTACGTCTTCCCCCCTATAAAATCAGCACCCCCTACACTTTAAGACACCCAATTGAATGGGACATTTCAACATCAGCCCCAACCGTGTATTACACCGAAAGTTGGACATGGAATAGTGCGGCTCTTCCATGTATTACACCGAAAACTTGTAGGTTCTCAGTCTTTTGGCGTGAATTCTCTGGGCTTCTAAGTATTACAAGGCAACACTTGAATTCCTTTGTGCCGTTTAATACACCGTCAATCCCATCTACCTTTGCCAAGTATTACACGGTGATGGTTTTAGGATCTCCACAATCACCTTGAAACCTTACACAGTCAGGTATTAATTCCCCTTGCCCTGACAAAATAAGCGAACGTACAGCTAAAAGTGTTCATTTCCCAGATATGCCGCCTGGCCAAGGAATTTTTTTCAATCCACATCATTTACAAATCATAGAGTCATAGCCAATATCATGCCGAGAAAATCAACTTACCCCGCCACTACCGACCAGTCACACCAATGCTTACAATACCTCCGGCGCTGTGGAGGTAGCGCACGATTGTGCAGTATTAAATTTAGCCTGGGAGTGATTCAAGGCTTGGTAAATCAAAGAAAGGTAAAGATTACCAATACAGGTGCAGGTTTCTATGTCCAATTGGAGGAATCCAAATGACTAACCACAAACAAGTTGTTTACCAATCCCAATTAGACCACAAGAGTAAATTGGTTCTTCGCCGCCGTACTAAGAGAAGATTCAACTCCAGGATTTTTTTCGACCGCATCATAGAAACAACTGCAATTGTCTCTCTGCTGTTGACTGGCTTTTCAGGAGCCGGAGCAATGGCTTGCTGGGGGCTGGAGATTATTGAAACAAATGCTGACACTAATATAATCATTTCTGGGTGGCAGCAGCAGAAAAGTATTTGCTTGGGTGCAATGTTAGTCAGTTTTTCTGCCTTCTTAGGGACTTCTTTAGTCGGAGCAAGTCTCAGTATCCAACGAGATAAATTTTAGGTGAGTTAACGGCAATGAAAGAGTACAAAACCAAACATGGCGGCTACAAAATTGAGACAACTGAATTATCAAATGGTGCTGTGGATGTTCACGTTGGGAAGCAGGGCTTTTTGAAAACAACCTGGGCATCTCCTTCAACTCAAACTTTTGATAATCATACACAAGCTGTTAGTCATGCCAAAAATGCTATTGATAACGGCGAAATTGATTCCGTTTTTCAACGTTAGAACACACCAATGGAAATCAAATTAACCACAGCAGAGATTCGGACTATCTTGCAAGGATGTCAACATACGTTGCGGCTTGTACAAAGTAGCCGAGATTATCGTAACATTCAGTCATCGCAGTATTTCTCTACTACTAATAATGTTGTGCTAAACGATGCTTTCAGTATTTTGGGAGAAATAGTGGACGCAATCGAGCAGGTAGAGCAATTTTCTCAACAAGGAGAATCAAGTCATGGAACAGGAAATTAAAAATGCAATTGGTTTGGACAATCCTGAACTTGTAATAGAGTCGAAACCAAAACCTGAACCTGAACCAAAACCAACTGTAACGATTTACGAGTTTGGCGCTCTGTTATCTAAAAACGAGCCACCCAAAAACCATCAGTGAGAGGTTAGAGTGATTGCACTTTTGTCAAGAGGGTGCGGGAAAAGGCGATAAATCCAGCTTGGAGACTGGTTTTCGCAGGGCTTTAACTACTCCTAAATCTTGATTTTCTTTGGCAGCGAAGTACTTAATTGGGTCATCCGCCTTACCTTTGTCATAGGCGACACTAAAATGATATAAACCACGAAAAATCATCTCTAAAGAAATGCGGTCAAATGGCAGAGATAATTCGTCTGCAACCGCATCTCCCAAGTCAACCAATACTGCATAAAAGAGCCAAGTTGCCCACACTTGTAACTTCACACCATTAATAGAACCAGTCCATAAATACGAAAGTCCCAATAAACGCTTGACTACGTAAAAAGCTTCTTCAACTCTCCATCTTCGGCGATATAAATCTGCGACAACGTAAGGAGGTAAGATTTGTGGGTCGAGGACAGAAGTAATGTAAGAATAACTAGTTTTACCAACCTTAATTTCTATTAAACGTAAAGTGAGTACTGGTGCGCCACGACGAACAGTGCCAAGTTGAATCAATCGGTCTTTAACTGAATGGTCATAGCTGAAAATTTTTAAGTACTTAATAGATGCTTTGGCTTTTAAACGAGTAATAAAATGAACTTCTTGGTTGATAATTTGTTGTAAAAAGTGGAAATGATAAAAACCTCTGTCAAGTAAAATCAGAGTTTTAGGAGGCAGCAAATTTAATAATGCCGCTTCAAAATTAGTGTCCGATGCTGCTGGATTAGTGTGAAACCAAACTTCCACAGGTAAACGAGTAACCAAATCAATAACTGTACAAATTTTACCGGCTAACTGTCCTGTTTTCAAGTCTTCCAAGCTTTTTAGCTTCCGAAATAACGCTTCTAGGGTTGACCCATCAGCAATCCAAATTTGTTCAAAATTACGGAGTGCAAATTTAACACTATCTGGCAATGGTCGTCGTAGTCTTTGTTGCCAATTAAATTGTAACTTAGGTAATAAATCCTTAAATACACGCTCAAATAATTCAGCAGGGAAAACTAAAAATCTTTCTGATAATGATTGTTGAGCAACTTTTGTTGGATTACACCATAATAAACCTTCTCTTGCTAGCAGACGATTTAACTCTTGAACGCCAGGAACTTGCCGCCACAACAGTGTTAATACTGCTGCCACCATTAAAGATAAATTGAGAACTCTGTCTCGTAATCCTAACTGTTTATAATATTTTTGTTGAGCATAAACTGCTGGAGTTAATAAAGCCTCTAAATGTTTGGCGATGACTTCATTATCTATAGTCGGAGTATGATGTCGTTGTGCGTGGTCAGAGTTTTGTTTTGGTCGCTTGGGCATGGTGGTAAACCAAACTTTTCATTACCTCGTTTCATAATTGAATTTACCTAACAATACTGCCCACTCTTTACGTCGTTACAATACTTTTTCATCTCCTATAAAAGCAGTTAAACATTTTAAAGATAATGATAATCAAATATAGGGGGAGGAGGTGAGCGACGCTCACCTCCTCCCCCTACCCTCAACACGATTATCATTCTTATTTAAGATTTTTTGAGTATTTTAACTGATTGACAAAAGACACTTTGTCCTAACCTCTCACCGATGCCCAAAAACAGAAATGAACACAAAACAATTGATTCTTAAATCTGCCATCGGAGTTTTCGCATTTTCCACTATTTTGAGTGGCTGTGTTATGGTTTTCGGGCAAAAGAAACCAAACTATTTCAACATCACAATACCTGCAAGTGCAGCGAGGTTGGCTTTCTGTTTCAGCATGATGGGAACTGGATTGACCTTGTGTTTCGGTAGCCGGATTGAAACAGCGCAATTTGAAGATTCACTAAAACCCAGACCTGTGCCTCTTCCGTGCCGAGGTTGCAAGCATTTCCACGGGGTTGTCTACAACGGTGTGTTTCTCAATTGCGCTGTTCATCCCAGAGGCTGCTTCGGTGATGAATGCCCCGACTGGCAAAGCTTTCGACTATCTAAATAAGGAGCAAGAAAATGACGTTAACTCTAGAGAATCGCTCTCGAAACAAAGAATCGTCCTTGACCAAGCATTACGGCAGATACAACAGCTAAACTCCAAGATTCAAGAGTTAGAGCAGCAGCATCAAGATTACGTGCATCAGCAACAGAATTTGATTGCTGCGATTGCTGAGATTTGCGTTTCTCCGATCCAGGAAGTACAGGCGCTGCGGATTCTGATACACCGGGGAGAAGCAGCTTGCCGACAGTACTTGCGTTCAGTGTTGGTTAAACAACGTCAGACTTCATAGAGTTCAGGCACTCAGTGATTCCGGTTCAGTACCAGATATTTCCAAAACCCGACGTAACCAATATGAAGTTTCAAGAGAAGCAGATTGCTTTTGTTCGGCATCCGACCAAATGTTTTCCCAGTCAAACAGCCAATTAGTAAGCAAACGAACTAAGTCAACTAACTCACAAGCTCGGTCAATGTCGTCTGCTTTTACCATGTCAGGTACAGTCCACTCAATAAAGTACCGACTTTCTTTTACCAAAGGCAGCATCAAATCCCTTGATGAGTCTCCAACCCACATAGACTGGATTTGCGATAGATGATTTGCCAAGTGATGCAACCGAATAGTCACATCATCTTGTGTAAAATTTTTCTGCTCTGGTGTCATTTGGATCATAAGTTTCCCAAGAACTCGATAAGAAGTTGAGCAACCCTTTCTCTAATATTAGGGTCTAAAATCTCCATTGACCTATTTTGCCGGGGACGAAGATTAACCATTGATTCAAAAATCATTTTCCCAGTCAAAGGCATAAAACTGGCAGCCCAAATATCTTGTTGTCTACTACCGTCTTTCAATAGCTCTTTTTCGCAATCAGCGTGCAGATCGCCACCACCAACCAACACAAAACGTTCAATATCGACTGCTGTTTTGATGTAGAACTTGTGTTCAGTAAGCATTTGTTCTATTTGTTGAGCAGTGGCGCGATTACGTAATAGCAAAATCATTCAAATCATAACCTCTATCAGGGAAAGGCATTCTAATTATGGAACGGAATCAAGCACAAGTAATTGTTGTAAGTCTGACTAGCACATTAGCGGCCATATCTATCGGGTATTTAGGAGTGCAATTTTTTGGCAGAAATACAATGTACATAATTTCTACAGCCATGCTTGGGCTAGGTACTGGAGGAACTATCGGTCAGATTTTGGTGGAGAAAAGGCAGCGAGTAGTAGTCGGCAAACCCAAAGATGCTGGTTGAGGGCTGGGAAAAGGGGAAAGGGGAAAGGGTAAGGGATTTAAAACCTTTCCCCCTTTGCCTTTACCCTTTACCCCGCCAAGTTCACTTGGCGAACTAGCAGTACAAACACAATCAAAACAAAGATAGGAGCAATTGTATGGAAACTTCAAAAGTTGTCACCATCCCCAATCACTGGACATCACCAAAATACTCGTTAGGGCAAAGAACCAAGCAGGGAATGATTGTAGGGGTTCAGTATTGTCTATTTGAAAACTTGGTGGTTCCTGAACGAGACGGTTTATGGCGGTATGCGGTATTAGTTAGCACCGAAGATGAACAGGTCGAATATATTTCGGAATCTGGGGTTCAATTACCACCTGAAAAAGAGTTGCAGAGTTGCGTTTGGAGATAGAAGGCGAGATTGACTTTTGCCAGCGCAAGATTGAGAACCTGACACAGTATTTAGGGACTTCCAAAGAATAAATTATTCCAAGAAAAACAAGAAACAGGTTTTCTCAAGAATGATAATCATTTTAAGGGGGGAGAAAAGGTGTTGCCGAGGGCAACACCTTTTCTCCCCCTCATCTATGCATGAAGAATCTATACACTTCTCATCTATTTTGAAGTTAAACAGTGTAGGATTAGTATGTTTTGTAGCTAAATAAATGCTGTTATTAAAATCAAATAACTTTTGTTTTACTACAACAAATATCAATAAACCAATTACCTAAATTTGGGAAAAGTTCATGGGTAGAATCGGTTAGCCGCTCAATCTGTTTTTCAATTTGAGCCATAGCTTTTTTTGTAAGCTTGACCCCATTCTCATAAGTTTTGTGTACTAACTTAACGACTGGATGTTTCCCGTTCCATGTCATAGTGCTGGCAAAATTTAGAGCCGTTTCTAGTTCATTTAAAATGCTACCATTCCAGTGATTTTCTAGTACTGCCCACGTCCTTTCTATTGGGTTATATTTACTATGATAGGGCGGATAATAAGCTAAACGTATATTTACTTGATGTTTTTGAGCAAACTCTACTATACGTTTCATAAATTGAGTACGCCGTGAGCTATTCTGTGGCCCATTATCTTGATTGAGAAGTAAGGTTTGAATATCGGAAAAACGATGCTTTTGTTCTAACCAAAAATCTTCTAAAATATCAACAATAAAATCGCTTGTAACTTTCGATTCTGTAAAGTACAAAAATAGCTCATCAAGCTCTGGAAGAAAGATACCATAAGGAGTTACAGTTGTTTTTGGATTATAATCATGGTCATCAGCTTTCGCTCCGTCCCGGCTTTTACCCCCTCGATCAAATGAGCCAATCTTAACGCGGGCTTTTCCGTCCATACTTAGACGTAAAACACTCTTATCTTCCGAAGCATCAATATTAACTATGTCTAATTGCTCAAAGATTGCATCGGTTTGCGGAATTTTTTTTGAGGTTGAACTTTCTTTACCCTTCTGAGCTTGTAACCTAAATTATTTAATTTTACTCGGATTGTTTCTGACGTATGTAACTTTTCATCACTATAACCATACTTTTCTATTAGTTGCTTTCTGACTTCGGCAGCACTGAGTCTGGTATATAGTCTTTGACTTTTAAAACTAGGGTCAGTTTGGCTTTGCGAATCCACTATATTTTTTATATCTTCTAAAAGATTTGGCAAGTGTTCTTCTGCTTTATAACGCCCTTTGCCACTCATGTTATCAACACAAGTAATACCACTTTCTAATTCTCTCCTTCCTTTCCTAATAGGATCTCGATTCCATCCTAATTCTGATTGTGCAAGCCTTTGCCCTCCCAAACCTAAGCCCTGAACTGTCTGTGCCATAAATTTACGCTTTGCTGCACCTTTTAATTGAAATGCAGTTTCAATCAACAACTTTTTGAGAGAATCAGTTAATACTATGGCCATTAGTTACCACACTGAAAAACAAGCGTCATTATTTAAATTACTACAAAAGGGGGGTGAAGGGGCTGCCGACGGCAGCCCCTTCACCCCCCTTTAAAATGATTATCATTATTGTTGGTGGAATAGTTTATTTTATGGAAGTCCCTTAGAAGTCGTCTGCCAACCCAAAAATGCTAGGTGAGGTCTGGGGAAAGGGGAAAGGGGAAAGGAGAAGGGATTTAAAACCTTTACCCCTTCCCCCTTTCCCTTTACCCCGCCAAGTTCACTTGGCGAACAGTTAGAGGCGGTATGAAAAATCGGGCTTTAATAAAAAAAGCCCCAAAAGCCCGCTTTCCTCAAAAATTGACCAAGTGTGCCGCTTTGAGTTGTGACATCTCTACTCTTTACCCCGACAGGATTTGAGGCATTTTTGACTACTCAAAAATCAAGTCGAAAAACAAAAGTGGCATGGAAAACGGCATACTGAATTACTTCAAACCCTTGAAAGTATTGATGTGAATGGGTTTAAAGCTATAAACGGCTGTGACACTACAAATATAAGGATTTCGGGAAAAGCGGCCCAGTGACGCAACGAAATTATAGGGGTTGTGGACGTTGAAAAGTGACACGGCACGGTCGATTTGTGACATCCAATGCCTTGTATGGGAAGACCCTTAGACATCTCATACTGAAAGCCCATTGAAGAAGAATTCAGAAGTCAGAATTCAGGAGTCAGAATCAATCAGTCGGGGATTCAGACCGCGCAGGAATTGAAGACCACCAAATTGAAAATTTGGTGGGGGTTTTAAACCCGATTGTTCATCCGCCAGTCGTACAGAATTCATTCTGAATTCTGACTCCTGACTCCTGAATTCTGTTCGATAAAAAGAGGGGTATTTGTTATACCCCCCATTTTTGCTTGTATTAAAACTATCTAAGCTGTTGCCCATTCGATCCATTGCTCAACTTCTGGGCGGGTTAATTTCTGAGATGCTTTTAAAGTAACTCGCCGTTTCTTCGCTCTGCGGTAAAGTGTTCGTAGAGATATTTGTTTACCTGTGACTCTTAGAATTATTTCAGGTAAATCTTTACCTATCGCATTGGTGTAACAGGCGTTGTAAATTGCTTCTGCTAGATAAAACTCTACAATTTCATTTTCTGCAAGTTTGAATTTAACTTGAAATAGAGTGACTTTTTTACTCGGATCGGGTTTCTTTAAATAAGCTAAGGTCAACAACCATAGTGCTTGTTCCTTTACCACTTCCCTAGCGTACTGTGGAACTTGGCACAGTCTTAACCATTTGCGCCAAGTACGCTCTGCTATGGTACGGCAGTAAACTTGCTCACACGAGGTTTTGAGCCAGTCTAAAGGGTATTTTTCCATAGCCATTTGTATTATTCCTCCGTAGGTATTGCTGATTCGTCTACTAAAAATGTTTCCCAATCTACGGTTTCAATATCGAACACGTCTTTCAAGCCGTTGTTTTTGAGTATGTCTGCAACTAATTCACTAACTGTAGAGTTATTGATAGCCGCTTCTTGTTTCAAGTCCTGACAAACTTCTCGCCAATTTCCATCGCTGGAAACCCGATCAATCAAAATTGCTTCTGCCATACGAGTTTTGCTTACTCCTCTGGTGTGTCCCCATAGAATCAGGCGTATCTCCTTAACTAGGGGGAGGTTAACAGAAAATCTTCGGTCACGTTTATCTGCCATGTTTATGATGCCAATTAGATTCCATAATTATACTTTTTAGCGTCCTATTTCCTAATTTTAATGCTATATCAAATAAATGGATGCTAAAATAACACCATTACTTGTACAAATGGAAGCATATTATGGACAAGATTCAACAACTCCTTCAACCCTACAATATAGAAGTCACTCAGTCAGAAGTCGCTAACCTCTGCGCCCAAGTTGACGCTGACATCGACCAATTGACCGATCAACAAGCCCAAGCGATCGCTACTCAGATTCTTGAGCTTAGGCAAGTGTCTGGGAAACTGGCTACCAATGGCAAGTCCAAAAATGGCAACGGTAAATTAGGTAAAAACTCACCCCGTCGTAAATCCATTCCGCCATTGCAAGGAGCGATCGCTCACGCATCCCAGGTTTCAAATCAAGAAATTCAATCCTTGGAGGATGTTCTCAACGTTGGGATTGATGCTTACACAACTGATAAAGCTGACCAGTTGTTATCAACAATTCGCAATGCTCCCAAGGATGTGGTGAGTAAGTTTGTCTCTAAGGCGATGGAGGAGGAAGCTGACGTAGATTCCTTTCGTGCAATCGGTGACGAACTCGTTGCGGGTATTTTCGGCATTAGCCCAACAAATGCAGCCGAATAAATTCATTGGATTAGCAGCAGTACTAAATCTGCTGCTATTGACCCTCGTTTTGGGCGTGGCAATATATGGAGCAACAAGACCAAACCCATCGCAAAGCATTAAATATTCACCTGAAGAAGGACGGGGAATTGAATCTGTCAGGGCTGACACTAGAAAATCTGACAACAGAAGAATTCCTGGTAGTCCAGCAACTTATTGATGAGTCGAGAACGCGATCACAGTCCAATAGACAGATTGAGGAGTTAATGCAACGGGGAATGATGGCTCAAACTGCGATCGCAGCTTTTACTATATTGATGTTTTCGTTCATGGGCATATATGGCATAACCCGATATATCAGCTCACAAGTTCAACAAGTTCAGCAGACTTATACACAGGAGTCAGGAGTCAGAATTCAGGAGAACTGAATAGGTAGAATTTAACGAACAGAATTCAGGAGTCAGGAGTCAGAAGTCAGAATAATTAAAGAATCAAATAAAGACTTGATAAATATCCTAGTTTTAATAAACTTCTTATATATTCTGGCTTCTGGCTTCTGGCTCCTGAATTCTGACATTTAATGTTTTATAGCCTATTCATTCAGTACTACAATTCTTTATTCTGGCTCCTGACTTCTGGCTTCT
Protein-coding sequences here:
- a CDS encoding DUF5674 family protein, which codes for MILLLRNRATAQQIEQMLTEHKFYIKTAVDIERFVLVGGGDLHADCEKELLKDGSRQQDIWAASFMPLTGKMIFESMVNLRPRQNRSMEILDPNIRERVAQLLIEFLGNL
- a CDS encoding ISAzo13 family transposase (programmed frameshift); its protein translation is MVLTDSLKKLLIETAFQLKGAAKRKFMAQTVQGLGLGGQRLAQSELGWNRDPIRKGRRELESGITCVDNMSGKGRYKAEEHLPNLLEDIKNIVDSQSQTDPSFKSQRLYTRLSAAEVRKQLIEKYGYSDEKLHTSETIRVKLNNLGYKLRRVKKVQPQKKFPQTDAIFEQLDIVNIDASEDKSVLRLSMDGKARVKIGSFDRGGKSRDGAKADDHDYNPKTTVTPYGIFLPELDELFLYFTESKVTSDFIVDILEDFWLEQKHRFSDIQTLLLNQDNGPQNSSRRTQFMKRIVEFAQKHQVNIRLAYYPPYHSKYNPIERTWAVLENHWNGSILNELETALNFASTMTWNGKHPVVKLVHKTYENGVKLTKKAMAQIEKQIERLTDSTHELFPNLGNWFIDICCSKTKVI